The following are from one region of the Magallana gigas chromosome 4, xbMagGiga1.1, whole genome shotgun sequence genome:
- the LOC117680625 gene encoding uncharacterized protein, with the protein MSTVKEMLELLEVGTKMGMKDEALQQFVKDEQARMRDEREKHRVERQEERDQEERDRDFKLQMEKERAAREHDEREHARLLEEKRHQQKLEELELDHKLQLERSHMKPSVVTKEEKETSQVIKGPKLPPFEDSKDNIDAYIQRFEIYATTQKWNKDTWGTHLSALLKGKALDVFARLSPETALDFNELKNALLKRFDMTEDGFRKKFRFSKPDGSETFMQFSTRLDSYLERWIQLSKTNKTFDDLKDLFLREQFLLCCSKELALFLKERIPTSIQDMARYADQFAEARTVTSSSLTQKPLFDRRQQSDRQPPYKDSVQQNQSGNAVKCYECGRQGHKAFNCNFRKSPNNRPFNSSEKQETTPKHTYPSDFQRGSYNNGNHGYPGRGRGRQGAASVVEKHGNLPCVGDSVAFCETEMPVVKGCVGNKLVTVLRDTGCSGAVIRRELVNDDQLTGTSQRCKLADGRIIDSDVARIDVDTPYFTGSVDAWCFDSPSYDLILGNIRGVRKPHEPNPAWIHSVENIAAVETRAQLKKKQSPYKPLKVPEAIRDVSPEDILQEQRNDETLKKLWSLAKSGQLKHFSDGGFSKMCERKQMLFREFCSPKVSSGKLFRQLIVPRKYRTIVMKIAHETLMGGHLGSKKTTDRVVSEFYWPGIQSDIRRFCRSCDVCQRTIPKGKVPAVPLGQMPLITEAFQRVAVDLIGPLQPVTDKGNRYILTLVDYATRYPEAIPLPGIETERVAEALVDIFSRLGVPIEMLTDQGSQFTSDVMKEVSRLLSFKRITTTPYHPMCNGLVEKFNGTLKQMLKRMCAERPRDWDKYINPLLFAYREVPQESLGFSPFDLLYGRTVRGPMTILKELWTKEIPDEDVKTTYQYVLDLRTRLEETCDIARQNLEKASKRQRKYYNRKTQGRQMKEGDTVLVLLPTKSNKLLMQWKGPYSVIQKIGHMDYKIDMGGKLKTFHANLLKKYVERDTLNCGVLSTCAISLIDFSDLDDDEQQDSILMPPVTQTETAKDIKFADRLTPDQLETAKSLCDSFSDVFTDIPGMTNLVEHKIVVTSSEPMRVKPYPIPFSTEKTITEEVQKMLQLNVIEPSSSPYSAPVVIARKKDGTNRFCIDYRRLNCATVFDAEPMPSPESIFSKMTGKKFVSKIDLSKGYWQVPMADESKPLTAFSTPSGLYQFRTMPFGLVNAPATFSRMMRKLLQGMNGVENFIDDVIVFTDTFEEHLHILKTVFERLRDAGLAARPTKCFIGFDKIDCLGHMVGNKCLEPEQDKIDAVRNAPIPQTKKQVRAFLGLAGFYRKFIPNFSAIAIPLSDLTKKGQPNKVIWTESQQRAFDTLKHMLSERPILKLPEFNETFILRTDAADDGIGAVLLQMEDDEKLPVAYASRKLQPREKAYAVIEKECLAVVWGIQKFHQYLYGREFLLETDHQPLTYLNKAKTENSRLMRWALQLQPYRFRIIAIKGSDNVGADYLSRQ; encoded by the coding sequence ATGTCTACTGTCAAGGAGATGCTGGAGCTACTTGAAGTGGGGACCAAGATGGGGATGAAGGATGAAGCCCTTCAACAATTCGTGAAGGACGAACAGGCCAGAATGCGGGACGAACGTGAGAAACATAGAGTCGAGAGACAGGAGGAGAGAGACCAGGAGGAGAGAGACCGCGACTTCAAACTACAGATGGAGAAAGAGCGCGCCGCAAGAGAACATGATGAGCGAGAGCACGCCCGATTGTTAGAAGAAAAGAGACATCAGCAAAAACTAGAAGAACTGGAACTTGATCACAAACTGCAACTCGAGAGATCTCACATGAAGCCGAGTGTTGTGACTAAAGAGGAGAAAGAAACTTCTCAAGTGATAAAAGGACCAAAACTTCCTCCGTTTGAGGATTCGAAAGACAACATTGACGCGTACATTCAAAGATTTGAGATATACGCAACAACGCAGAAATGGAATAAAGACACGTGGGGGACTCATCTTAGCGCATTACTCAAAGGAAAGGCACTGGATGTGTTCGCAAGACTATCACCCGAAACAGCACTTGATTTCAACGAGTTGAAGAACGCCCTGTTGAAACGATTTGACATGACGGAGGACGGTTTCCGCAAGAAGTTCCGATTTTCAAAACCAGACGGAAGTGaaacttttatgcaattttcTACCAGACTGGACAGTTACCTTGAGCGGTGGATTCAGCTGTCTAAGACTAACAAGACATTCGATGATCTGAAGGACTTGTTCTTACGTGAACAGTTTTTATTGTGTTGCTCGAAAGAACTTGCCTTATTCCTAAAGGAGAGGATTCCTACTTCGATCCAAGACATGGCACGATACGCGGACCAGTTTGCTGAGGCCAGAACAGTGACATCCTCTTCACTTACGCAAAAACCGCTCTTTGACAGACGACAGCAGTCCGATAGACAACCGCCGTACAAAGATTCCGTGCAACAAAACCAATCTGGAAATGCAGTGAAGTGTTATGAGTGCGGACGACAAGGACATAAAGCCTTTAACTGCAACTTCCGCAAAAGTCCGAATAACAGGCCGTTTAATTCGAGCGAGAAACAAGAAACAACACCGAAACATACTTACCCTAGTGATTTTCAACGTGGGTCGTACAATAATGGGAACCATGGATATCCAGGACGCGGTAGAGGTCGCCAAGGAGCCGCGAGTGTCGTCGAGAAACATGGAAACTTACCGTGTGTTGGTGATTCGGTTGCTTTCTGTGAAACGGAAATGCCAGTTGTGAAAGGATGTGTTGGCAATAAACTAGTGACTGTGCTAAGAGACACAGGTTGTAGTGGTGCCGTTATTCGTAGAGAACTGGTAAACGATGATCAACTAACAGGGACATCTCAACGATGCAAGTTAGCAGACGGTCGTATTATTGATTCAGATGTGGCTAGAATTGATGTCGATACTCCTTACTTTACCGGAAGTGTTGATGCTTGGTGCTTTGATTCGCCTTCGTACGATCTTATTCTTGGTAATATTCGTGGAGTAAGGAAACCACATGAACCAAATCCAGCCTGGATTCATTCCGTTGAAAACATAGCAGCTGTTGAAACGCGTGCGcaactgaaaaagaaacagtCTCCATACAAACCATTGAAAGTACCGGAAGCAATACGGGATGTATCGCCGGAGGATATCTTACAAGAACAACGAAACGACGAGACACTGAAAAAGTTATGGAGCTTAGCTAAGAGTGGACAGCTTAAACATTTCAGTGACGGcggattttcaaaaatgtgtgaACGGAAGCAAATGttgttcagagaattttgcagTCCCAAAGTGTCCAGTGGAAAACTTTTCCGACAGTTAATCGTTCCTCGGAAATACAGAACTATCGTCATGAAGATAGCACATGAAACGCTGATGGGTGGTCATCTGGGATCAAAGAAAACAACCGACAGAGTAGTGTCCGAATTTTACTGGCCAGGAATTCAGTCAGACATTAGACGGTTTTGCAGATCATGTGACGTGTGTCAGCGGACTATTCCAAAAGGAAAAGTACCTGCAGTACCGTTAGGACAAATGCCGCTAATTACAGAAGCGTTTCAACGAGTAGCAGTTGATCTTATAGGCCCTCTCCAACCAGTTACCGACAAAGGGAATCGTTACATTCTGACGCTTGTCGATTACGCAACCCGTTATCCCGAGGCTATTCCACTTCCTGGAATTGAGACAGAGCGAGTAGCGGAGGCACTGGTAGACATCTTTAGTAGATTAGGAGTTCCGATCGAGATGCTAACAGATCAAGGATCGCAATTCACATCGGACGTAATGAAAGAAGTGAGCCGTCTGTTGTCATTTAAACGGATTACTACTACTCCGTATCACCCCATGTGTAATGGACTCGTCGAGAAGTTCAATGGTACGTTGAAACAGATGCTAAAGAGGATGTGTGCTGAGCGACCAAGAGACTGGGATAAGTACATCAACCCATTACTCTTTGCATACCGTGAAGTACCACAGGAGAGCCTTGGTTTTTCGCCGTTTGATCTTCTCTATGGACGTACTGTTCGTGGTCCGATGACAATTCTTAAAGAACTTTGGACAAAGGAAATTCCTGACGAGGACGTTAAGACAACGTATCAATACGTACTTGACTTACGCACACGATTGGAAGAAACATGTGACATAGCTCGCCAAAACTTGGAGAAAGCTTCAAAACGTCAGCGCAAGTACTACAACAGGAAAACGCAAGGTCGTCAGATGAAAGAGGGAGACACAGTACTGGTTCTTCTACCGACAAAGTCAAACAAACTCCTCATGCAATGGAAGGGACCTTATAGTGTAATACAGAAGATAGGACATATGGACTACAAGATCGATATGGGAGGCAAGCTGAAAACTTTCCACGCAAATCTTCTTAAGAAGTATGTTGAACGAGATACATTGAACTGTGGTGTTTTGTCAACATGTGCAATTTCACTCATAGACTTTAGTGACCTAGATGATGATGAACAACAGGACTCTATTCTTATGCCACCTGTTACTCAAACCGAAACAGCAAAGGACATAAAGTTTGCAGACAGACTAACACCAGATCAGTTGGAAACTGCTAAATCACTGTGTGATTCGTTCTCAGATGTATTTACGGATATACCTGGAATGACGAACTTAGTGGAGCATAAGATTGTTGTGACATCGTCTGAACCTATGCGTGTGAAACCATATCCAATTCCGTTCAGTACAGAGAAAACAATTACAGAAGAAGTTCAGAAAATGCTACAGTTGAATGTGATTGAGCCATCATCTTCCCCTTATTCAGCTCCAGTTGTCATAGCTCGGAAGAAAGATGGAACGAATCGATTTTGCATTGATTATAGACGACTGAACTGTGCTACGGTATTTGATGCAGAACCAATGCCCAGTCCAGAAAGCATATTTTCCAAAATGACCGGAAAGAAGTTTGTGTCAAAGATAGACTTAAGCAAAGGATACTGGCAAGTACCGATGGCTGACGAGAGTAAGCCGCTTACAGCCTTTTCCACACCATCCGGATTGTACCAATTCAGGACAATGCCGTTTGGTCTTGTAAACGCGCCGGCAACATTTAGTCGTATGATGCGAAAACTACTTCAAGGTATGAACGGCGTAGAAAACTTTATCGATGATGTCATTGTTTTTACAGATACCTTTGAAGAACATCTACACATACTGAAGACTGTGTTCGAACGACTCAGAGATGCGGGACTTGCGGCCAGACCGACAAAATGTTTCATCGGATTTGACAAGATTGACTGTTTGGGACATATGGTGGGCAACAAGTGTCTAGAACCAGAACAGGACAAGATTGATGCAGTCAGAAATGCGCCAATACCACAAACCAAGAAACAGGTTCGTGCCTTCCTAGGCTTAGCAGGATTCTACAGAAAGTTTATTCCGAATTTCTCTGCGATAGCCATTCCACTTTCTGATCTTACGAAGAAGGGCCAACCAAATAAAGTTATTTGGACTGAAAGTCAGCAACGAGCTTTTGATACATTGAAACACATGTTATCAGAAAGGCCAATATTGAAGTTGCCAGAATTTAATGAAACCTTCATTTTACGCACGGACGCTGCAGATGATGGGATAGGTGCTGTGCTGTTACAGATGGAGGATGACGAGAAACTACCCGTAGCGTACGCCAGTAGGAAACTTCAACCAAGAGAAAAGGCATACGCTGTTATCGAGAAGGAGTGTTTGGCGGTAGTGTGGGGAATACAGAAGTTCCACCAGTACCTTTATGGACGCGAGTTTCTACTTGAAACTGATCACCAACCCCTGACCTACCTTAACAAAGCAAAGACAGAGAACTCCAGACTGATGCGTTGGGCTTTGCAGCTTCAGCCATACCGCTTTAGGATCATTGCAATCAAAGGAAGCGACAATGTGGGTGCGGATTACCTGAGTCGTCAGTGA
- the LOC136274658 gene encoding solute carrier family 28 member 3-like: MLAVFIALAAYIIYDVLLDYPQNAISVAGLALYIIIFYVFSKNPAKVKWRPVFWGFALQYIFALVILRTSWGYQAFQWLGDRVTEFLNYSNAGATFLFGDILVTTYSLFAFRVLPVVVYFYTVTSVLYYLGVMQVIVKKMGMFLSFCLGTSPAESLNAAGNIFVGMTEAPLMIQPFLKDMTKSELHAVMAGGFATIAGSVLGAYINFGVPANHLITASVMSAPAALAISKLAYPETERTRKQDFDKMGKSKDRNVIEAISSGASNSVKVVAAIAVNVMAFLCVLEFVNMTLDWFGDRVGVDGLSFQLICSYVFYPIAYFMGTDVSDCRKVAELVGIKTFTNEFLAYKELSVLIANKKNFTDYTAQWNSSADWYYQGDDIVLPYVNQTLKKGIMSGKSEVIATYALCGFSNIGSMGIFLGGMSALVPSRRGDLAQIVVRAMVAGNVACFLTGCIAGLLYKDYNT, from the exons ATGCTGGCAGTGTTTATTGCCCTCGCTGCATACATCATCTATGACGTCCTCTTGGACTACCCACAAAATGCCATCTCTGTTGCCGGTCTGGCACTGTATATTATCATCTTTTACGTATTCTCAAAGAACCCTGCAAAG GTGAAGTGGCGGCCAGTGTTCTGGGGTTTTGCATTGCAGTACATCTTTGCTTTGGTTATCCTGAGGACGTCGTGGGGTTACCAGGCATTTCAATGGTTAGGGGATCGAGTGACAGAGTTTCTCAACTACTCAAATGCCGGTGCTACGTTCCTCTTTGGTGATATTCTGGTCACCACGTACTCACTCTTTGCTTTCAGA GTGCTTCCAGTGGTGGTATATTTTTACACAGTGACGTCAGTCTTATACTACCTCGGGGTGATGCAAGTGATCGTCAAGAAAATGGGCATGTTCCTTTCCTTCTGTTTAGGAACTTCTCCCGCCGAATCACTGAACGCAGCAGGAAACATATTTGTAGGCATG accGAGGCTCCATTGATGATTCAACCATTCCTGAAGGACATGACAAAGTCAGAACTTCATGCCGTTATGGCAGGGGGGTTTGCTACAATAGCCGGGTCCGTGCTTGGAGCCTATATCAACTTCGGG GTGCCCGCTAACCACCTGATCACCGCCTCCGTTATGTCTGCCCCTGCGGCTCTCGCCATCTCCAAACTCGCCTACCCAGAGACCGAACGGACCAGAAAACAGGATTTTGATAAAATGGGCAAATC GAAAGACAGAAATGTCATTGAAGCCATTTCGTCAGGAGCAAGTAACTCTGTCAAAGTCGTGGCCGCCATTGCGGTGAATGTCATGGCCTTCCTCTGTGTCCTTGAATTCGTCAACATGACCTTGGACTGGTTCGGTGACCGTGTCGGAGTGGATGGACTCTCGTTCCAG CTTATTTGTTCTTATGTGTTTTACCCGATCGCATACTTCATGGGTACGGATGTTTCTGACTGTCGTAAAGTGGCCGAGCTAGTTGGCATCAAGACATTTACCAACGAGTTTCTGGCCTACAAGGAACTTTCCGTTCTCATTGccaataaaaagaatttcacGGACTATACCGCTCAGTGGAACTCGTCGGCGGACTGGTACTATCAGGGAGATGATATAGTGCTGCCATATGTCAATCAAACGCTGAAGAAAGGAATCATGTcg GGCAAATCTGAGGTGATAGCCACCTATGCATTATGCGGTTTCTCCAACATTGGATCCATGGGGATATTTCTGGGTGGGATGTCGGCACTGGTCCCCTCACGGCGGGGGGATTTGGCGCAGATTGTCGTGAGAGCCATGGTGGCTGGAAACGTTGCGTGTTTCCTGACAGGGTGTATAGCAG GTCTACTTTATAAAGACTACAATACATAG
- the LOC136274657 gene encoding tripartite motif-containing protein 2-like yields the protein MDPHNSAQDVHRCDLCETAIVNSYCDFCHVNLCTPCIGKHISDGYDKHKIVSFQERKSTLIYPKCEIHPHKTCEFQCKDCKNILICSSCTASEQHRGHVFVDISTVYKAKKEKIEKDTEELVNTLSPKYEEIARDLENKLANLDEGYEKLTTTMSKQGEQWHREIDIVINKMKTEIKEIKVKHRDILQKHLDEIKQTQSLIKQTLLAINEIEKSTEVSPAIKYNSKIREFSKLPPKIEVSLPKFIPKPIDREKLYSLFGQITPLSTATEENVLLFNQPTTSVRELLDESELVTTIQTRHEKLRNVTCLNDGNIWTSGETNDIKCFNIKGSLLQTIKKKSGIFPIDIAVDSDGDLLYINGITETVYKVKNGQTEKLIRLQGWRPRNMRVASNGDLLLTMYNDDYTQSKVVRYSGSTEKQTIQFDDKGKPLYSGNYYTKYITENRNHDICVADREAGAVVVVNQDRKLRWRYTGHPSVTKNNAFKPYGITTDSQSHVLTADRDNHCIHILDQNGQFLRYIDNCDLKLPWGLCVDNNDNLFVCEYYKGNVKKIKYSK from the coding sequence ATGGATCCCCATAACAGTGCCCAGGATGTTcaccgatgtgacctttgtgagaccgccatagtaaacagctactgtgacttttgtcacGTCAACCTATGCACACCATGTATAGGCAAACACATCTCAgatggatatgacaaacataaaatagtctCTTTTCAAGAACGTAAATCAACTCTCATTTATCCAAAATGTGAAATACATCCACACAAAACTTGTGAATTTCAGTGCAAAGACtgcaaaaacattttgatttgttcTTCTTGTACTGCATCTGAACAACACAGGGGACATGTTTTCGTAGATATATCAACTGTGTACAAggcaaagaaagaaaaaattgaaaaagatacAGAAGAGTTAGTAAACACATTATCTCCTAAATATGAAGAAATAGCACGCGACCTGGAAAATAAGCTTGCCAACCTGGATGAaggatatgagaaacttacaacaacaatgtccaaacaaggagagcaatggcacagagaaatcgacatcgtcatcaacaaaatgaaaactgaaataaagGAGATAAAAGTGAAGCACAGagacattttacagaaacatttaGATGAAATCAAACAGACACAATCTCTCATAAAGCAAACATTACTGGCCATAAATGAAATTGAGAAATCTACCGAAGTATCTCCTGCCATTAAATACAACTCTAAGATCAGAGAGTTCAGCAAGCTTCCACCCAAGATTGAGGTATCACTGCCAAAATTCATTCCAAAACCGATAGACCGTGAGAAGCTGTATAGTTTGTTTGGACAGATCACCCCACTATCTACTGCTACAGAAGAAAATGTCTTGTTATTTAACCAACCCACCACTTCAGTCAGAGAACTCCTGGATGAATCAGAGCTTGTTACCACAATACAGACCAGGCATGAAAAACTACGCAATGTGACCTGTCTAAATGATGGTAATATATGGACGAGTGGAGAGACCAATGATATTAAATGCTTCAACATTAAAGGTTCACTCCTTCAGACAATCAAGAAAAAATCAGGTATATTCCCCATTGATATAGCTGTAGACAGTGATGGGGATCTACTGTACATAAATGGAATAACAGAGACAGTGTATAAAGTAAAGAATGGACAGACAGAAAAGTTGATTAGATTACAGGGATGGAGGCCTCGTAATATGCGTGTCGCATCTAATGGTGACCTCCTGCTTACCATGTACAATGATGATTACactcaatccaaagttgtccgttactcgggatctacagagaaacaaacaattcaatttgatgataAAGGTAAACCTCTGTACTCGGGGAATTATTATACTAAATACATCACAGAGAATAGAAACCATGACATATGTGTAGCTGACCGTGAGgctggtgcagtagtggtggttaatcaggacaggaaactcagatggagatacacTGGTCATCCCTCAGTTACCAAGAACAATGCATTTAAACCCTAtggtatcacaacagacagccagagtCATGTACTGACAGCAGACAGAGACaaccattgtatccacattctggatcagaatggacagtttctccgttacattgataactgtgatctgaAGCTTCCTTGGGGTTTATGTGTtgacaataatgacaatctgtttgtgtgCGAGTATTACAaaggcaatgtaaagaaaatcaaatattcgAAATAG